The Flaviramulus sp. BrNp1-15 genome includes the window CCATTTGAAAACGTTATTAACAGTTTGCTTACTTTTGTTGTATGCAAGTGTTTAAAAAGCTTTTAAGTTTTTATATACATAGTAGTATTCATGTGGCTTTATCGGTGTATTCGTTGACTTGGATAACACTTATTGAGTATGGTTTGCCTTATGATGAAAATGTGTTGTATTTTATATTTTATGCATCAATAACAGGGTATAATTTTGTAAAGTATTTTGGTGTTGCAAAATTCCATCACAGAAGCTTAACAAATTGGCTGAAAATTATACAAATATTTTCATTTTTTAGTTTTGTATTGATGTGTTATTATGCTTTTCAATTAAGCACAAAAACATTGTATTACATTGTTAGCTTTGGTGTTATTACATTTTTATATGCCATTCCTTTTTTGCCAAAACGGTTGTTTGTAGATAGTAAGCATAATTTGCGGAGTATTGGCGGACTTAAAATATATTTAATAGCTTTAGTTTGGAGTGGTGTAACTGTTTTTTTGCCGTTAATAGAAAATAATTATTCAATAAATGATGATGTTATTTTAACTGGAATACAGCGTTTTATTTTTATAATTGTTTTAATGTTACCTTTTGAAATAAGAGATTTAAGTTATGATAGTTTAAAGCTTTCTACTGTGCCACAAAAAATAGGTGTAAAGCAAACAAAAGGAGTGGGTATGCTGTTGTTGCTTATTTTTTTCTTCTTAGAATTTTTTAAGAATGAAATTAGCGAAGTAACCATTGGTATTTTGCTTTTAATAACAATATTAACTTTGTTATTTTTAATTTTCTCTAAAGTTAATCAAGGTAAGTATTACAGTGCGTTATGGGTTGAAGGTTTGCCTATAGTATGGCTTTTACTTGTATTGTATTTTTATTAAAGAGAATGTTCTTTTAAGGCTTTTTCAAAATCTTTTTTCATTGCTTCTTTACAATCCTTATCTAAACATTCTACTTCCGAAGTTTTAATTGTACGGGTTAGTTTAGAGTTGTTTTTTGTGTAATCTCTACAGGCTCTACAGTAAATTAAATGAATGTTGAGTTTTATTTTCTCCCAAAGTGTAGCTTCTTTATATTGTGTTTTATCGCAAACATGATTTGCTTTTTCACAAGGGATTTTAATTTTAAACTTACCCATAATTAAAACCAATTTTCTTTTAAACAATCAGCCATAGCGGTTCGTGCCCTATGAATGATTACCCAAAGGTTAGACGCTGTAATATTCAATTCATTACAAATTACTTCGGTTTCAAAACCTTGAATGGTTTTCATTTTAAAAACCTCAGCTTGTTTCTTTGGTAATTTGCTTAAGCATTTGTGTATAGCATCACCAAGCTCTTCATTTTGCATACTGTCTTCAGCAGTTTTATCAAAAGAATCTGCAACACGTTCTTCAAGCCAATCACCTTCAGTTTCAGAATCGCCATTGTAGGTTATACGCACTTCGGCTTTTCCTTTATTAGAATTTATTTTACGGTAATAATCAATAATTTTTCGCTTTAAAATAGAGATAAGCCATGTGCGCTCGCTAGCTTCTCCTTTAAAGTTTTTCATAGATTTTAAACCAGCCAAAAAAGTGTCTTGTACCAAATCTTGCGCCATCTCTCTGTCACTAACACGAGAAACGGTATAGTTGAATAAGTAGTCGGAATATAAATCTATCCACTTATTCGGATTTATTTTATGATTGGGCATTATTGATATACTTTTTTGAATATCAAAAATAAGGTAAAAAATTGGATATTTATTTCTTAATTAATCCAGCACGTTTTAACAAAGCTTCAGAATTTGGCTCATGACCTCTAAAGCGTTTGTAAAGTATCATTGGTTTTTCTGTTCCTCCCTTGCTTAGCACGTTTTCTTTAAACTTATTGGCAACAGTTTTATTAAAAACACCTTTTTCTTTAAAATATTCAAAAGCATCAGCATCTAAAACCTCTGCCCATTTGTAACTATAATAGCCAGACGAATAACCACCCTGGAAAATATGAGAAAAAGAAGTGCTCATACAATTTTCTGCAACATCAGGGTAGAGTTTG containing:
- a CDS encoding sigma-70 family RNA polymerase sigma factor → MPNHKINPNKWIDLYSDYLFNYTVSRVSDREMAQDLVQDTFLAGLKSMKNFKGEASERTWLISILKRKIIDYYRKINSNKGKAEVRITYNGDSETEGDWLEERVADSFDKTAEDSMQNEELGDAIHKCLSKLPKKQAEVFKMKTIQGFETEVICNELNITASNLWVIIHRARTAMADCLKENWF